In the Candidatus Hydrogenedentota bacterium genome, CACTTTGGTCTTCTCAATGAAGGCCTCGAAGCCTTCGTAGTCGTTTGCGGCCAGTCGATCCAGCCCCACCTTGTCCAGCTTGTCAATCCGGTTGAAAATGTCGTCGTTGAAAGGCCGATAGCTGAAGTCATTCCCGAAGTGGGTGAAATCCGTGCTCACCACCAGCAACGTTTCATGGTCCATGATGCGCTTGATCTGCGCGGCCACGGCCTCCGTTCGCTTCTCGCTGTACTGGCCCGTGCCGTTCGTAAGCTGGCCCACCAGAATCGGCACCAGCTCAAACTTGCCCAGGCGCTGCTGGAGGAAGGGCAGCACGATCTCCACCGAGTGCTCGTACTCGTGCAGCGGCTTGCGCTCCGTCTCCGAGAGAAAGCCGTTGTCCTGGTGGTTGTAACGCAGGGCGCGCGTGGCGAAGAGCGTCGAATAGGTCAGCGTGCGCACCGCCACCTTGTCCAGCGGCACGAAGCCCATGGGCGTGGCGAACACGTCCACCGCGTCCATGGAGCAATCCTCGAAGGACATCTCCGCGTGGGAAGCGCCCAGAATGATCACCCGCTTGTACTGCCCCGGCTTCAGGTGCTTGAAGGCCTCCGCCGCCACCTTGCCGGAGATGCCATAGGGACCATGGGGCACCACGCAGGCAAAGAGGGGCTCCGTGGGCTCCGGGGCCTTCGCCTCGTCCAGCAGCCGCGTGACGGTCGTCCGGAGTCCCTCTTCCGTCTCCGGGAAAAGCTTGCCCGCGCCCACGCAAAGGCGCACCACGCCCTGCTCGGCCAGCGCCGAACTGATTGCGACAACAACGATAACTATGGCAACTAGACTACGCATGGCCACCCTGCTCCTGATGGTAATGAGGTTGTACCGCCCTTTAACTGACGCCTCTACCATAGCACAAGAGGCCAAAGTCCGGCCAGAGGCATTTTGAAGCGTTTCCGTGAAGTCCGACCCGGGGCCCAGCAAACAGGGACAGCCACCCATATTGACATTCCGACGCGGGTCACCTATACTGGCGGCATGCCCAGATTAGCACGCATAGTCGCCGCGGGGGAGCCGCACCACGTCACCCAGCGGGGAAACAACCAGCAGGACGTCTTCTTCGTGGACGACGACCGGCGGGTTTACTTGCAGTTCCTCCTGCTGTATTCGCTGAAGTATCGTTTCCGGGTTCAGGGCTATTGCCTCATGACGAACCATGTTCACATCATCGGCGTGCCGGAAGACGAGACTTCCCTGGCGGAGGCCGTCGGGCGCACCCATTTTCGCTACAGCCAGTACATCAACAAGTTTCACGGGCGCAGCGGCCACCTCTGGCAGGGGCGCTTTCACTCCTGCGCGCTGGACGAGGGACACTACGGCAATGCCCTGCGCTACGTGGAGCAGAATCCGGTGCGCGCGAAGATGGTGCGCAAGCCCTGGCGCTATCGATGGTCCAGCGCGGCGGTTCATGTGGGGGAGGCGAAGGACGACGGCCTGCTCGACCTGGAACTGTGGCGCGCCTACTTCGGCGGCGAGGCGCGCTGGCGACGCATCCTGGAGCGGGGACTCGACCCGTCCTTTGTCGAGAACTTCCGGCTCAATACCCACACCGGTCGCCCCCTGGGCAGCGACAGCTTTGTCAGCATGATCGAACATCAACTCGGTCGACGCGTGCGCGCGCTGCCCGTGGGACGTCCTCGCAAGGAGTAGTCGGGACATCGGCAGGGTTAGAAATAGGTGGCTGTCCCTTATTGAAATCCCGCAGAGGTTGCCCCGGTCCACAGCGCCACATCGACCGAACGACATGTTGCCTGTTGTGGTGGCTATGGTGAGGTCCAGTCTAGTCCCCGCACGACGGGACAGCCACACCCGGAGAAGACACGCCGCCTTGTTGAAGTGGGCTTTGGGTCGCAAGGCCAGCCGGTTCAGCAGAGGTGTATTGGGTGCGTCAGTCCCTATGCACCCGCGCCCGCACGGAGCGCGTGGCGGAGTTGCTGGATACGCTGGTGTCGCTGGGGCAGTGTCGCGCGCTGGAGGATGGGCGCTATGTGGCGTAGGGACTGACGCACCCGCGATATCGGTGAAGATCTTCGTGGTCTACAATGTATCAATTGCCCCGGTTGCGCGTTCGTGATGTTTCAGGGTGTGGCTGTCCCGTCGCTCGCGGAGGTTACCCCGGTCCACAGCCCCACGTCGACCGAACGACCTGTTGCCTGTTGTGGTGGCTATGGTGAGGTTCAGTCTACTCCCCACACGACGGGACAGCCACACCCAGAGAAGACACGCCGCCTTGTTGAAGTGGGCTTTGGGTCGCAAGGCCGGCCGGTTCAGCAGAGGTGTATTGGGTGCGTCAGTCCCTATGCACCCGCGCCCGCACCGAGCGCGTGGTGGAGTTGCTGGATACCCTGGCGTCCCTGGGCCAATGCCGCGCGCTGGAGGATGGGCGCTATGTGGCGTAGTAGGCATTGAACAGGGGGTTGACCATTCCTGGTCGACATTGCTTGAACGCAAATC is a window encoding:
- a CDS encoding transposase gives rise to the protein MPRLARIVAAGEPHHVTQRGNNQQDVFFVDDDRRVYLQFLLLYSLKYRFRVQGYCLMTNHVHIIGVPEDETSLAEAVGRTHFRYSQYINKFHGRSGHLWQGRFHSCALDEGHYGNALRYVEQNPVRAKMVRKPWRYRWSSAAVHVGEAKDDGLLDLELWRAYFGGEARWRRILERGLDPSFVENFRLNTHTGRPLGSDSFVSMIEHQLGRRVRALPVGRPRKE
- the amrB gene encoding AmmeMemoRadiSam system protein B, with the translated sequence MRSLVAIVIVVVAISSALAEQGVVRLCVGAGKLFPETEEGLRTTVTRLLDEAKAPEPTEPLFACVVPHGPYGISGKVAAEAFKHLKPGQYKRVIILGASHAEMSFEDCSMDAVDVFATPMGFVPLDKVAVRTLTYSTLFATRALRYNHQDNGFLSETERKPLHEYEHSVEIVLPFLQQRLGKFELVPILVGQLTNGTGQYSEKRTEAVAAQIKRIMDHETLLVVSTDFTHFGNDFSYRPFNDDIFNRIDKLDKVGLDRLAANDYEGFEAFIEKTKVPICGLNALRVLEKLLPANAYGKVLAHDTSGRFYKDENRSVSYASVNFYLSDTPRPGAMPAPVEARNLGPLDGPAAAESAPATPAPVEAAAPEAPQPAAGAPEAPKGAAESKGPRPAPINLTNIRRSAPE